In Tenebrio molitor chromosome 8, icTenMoli1.1, whole genome shotgun sequence, a genomic segment contains:
- the LOC138136792 gene encoding uncharacterized protein, with product MQVMWFSFAVCSAAVVTLAVSLPTTVGTDHSETTNPDAPREFPKFNQNYTFVDNSSIRENLANHAENDTEVDDLLGLSQKENSGRSQDANVKPDPSEEEEDIGKKNDVEWIENGEDTEDSKFTTETSVQFTTPISSTSTDAEKETVTSSSSSTTEESTSEATTVAARLSYKAGVPLIDGGVAAILAGVFLVISICAYVVLLTWRRALEIKYGSREMLVDSDDMYDPDDMKHFSI from the exons ATGCAAGTGATGTGGTTCAGTTTTGCTGTTTGTTCGGCGGCGGTGGTCACTCTGGCAG TGTCCCTCCCCACGACAGTCGGGACCGACCATTCCGAAACAACGAATCCAGACGCACCTAGAGAATTTCCCAAATTTAAccaaaattacacatttgTGGATAATTCGAGCATCAGGGAGAATCTGGCAAATCATGCTGAAAACGACACCGAAGTAGACGACCTGTTGGGGCTAAGTCAGAAGGAGAATTCGGGACGTTCGCAAGATGCGAACGTCAAACCTGACCCTTCCGAAGAAGAGGAAGACATCGGAAAGAAGAACGACGTCGAGTGGATAGAAAACGGGGAAGATACGGAAGATAGTAAATTTACTACGGAAACAAGTGTACAATTCACCACACCAATATCTAGTACTAGTACTGATGCGGAAAAAGAAACTGTGACGTCTAGTTCTAGTAGTACCACGGAAGAAAGTACTAGCGAGGCGACAACAGTGGCGGCACGCTTGTCGTACAAAGCTGGCGTCCCGTTGATCGACGGCGGCGTTGCCGCCATTTTGGCTGGCGTCTTCCTCGTCATTTCCATCTGCGCGTATGTGGTGCTGCTGACGTGGAGGCGGGCGTTAGa gaTTAAGTACGGCAGTCGAGAGATGCTGGTGGACAGTGACGACATGTACGATCCAGACGACATGAAACACTTTTCG
- the LOC138136466 gene encoding STAM-binding protein-like, translated as MEIDVKHTSDLVEPQERLKHLINYSNAVEVDFHIPPTRYYRSGLEMVRMANVYYTEGNLENAYVLYLKFMTLFLEKIRKHPDFNSVPVKMKAINQAKLREVLPKAEKLKDQLLTQYKEEYKRYVVDRERRKKEQTRNSADTIKTEANIASIGSAHSNQEESDQSLANVQIPYDVEDISYPDPNVSTAHTGGHDSWHPSRHVSVVPSLPTVDRSKKPDTFDTHYARTNLRIVIVPALVMLKFQNMAQKSTLNNIETCGILAGKLEQNELIITHMILPKQKGTSDSCTTMNEEEIFDFQDQHNLITIGWIHTHPTQTAFLSSVDLHTHCPYQLLMPEAIAIVCAPRYNETGFFVLTPNYGLKFIANCRKSGFHPHPTEPPLFMVAEHVKIDSTASLEVLDLRIGKS; from the exons ATGGAGATAGACGTCAAACACACTTCCGATTTGGTAGAGCCCCAAGAAAGACTGAAGCATTTGATTAACTACAGCAATGCTGTCGAGGTGGACTTTCACATTCCTCCGACACG GTATTATCGTTCGGGGCTCGAGATGGTGCGGATGGCCAATGTTTACTACACTGAGGGCAATTTAGAGAATGCCTACGTGCTCTACTTGAAGTTCATGACGTTGTTTTTGGAGAAaattcgaaaacaccctgatTTTAACTCAGTTCCGGTCAAGATGAAGGCAATAAACCAGGCCAAGTTGAGGGAAGTGCTGCCCAAAGCTGAGAAATTGAAGGACCAGCTGCTGACCCAATACAAAGAGGAGTACAAGAGATACGTGGTTGACCGG gagAGGAGGAAGAAAGAGCAGACGCGCAACTCCGCCGACACCATCAAGACTGAGGCGAACATCGCCTCGATAGGCTCAGCGCATTCCAATCAGGAAGAGAGCGACCAGAGCCTGGCCAACGTCCAGATTCCGTACGACGTCGAGGACATCTCTTATCCGGACCCCAACGTGTCGACGGCTCACACGGGCGGACACGACAGTTGGCACCCCAGCCG TCATGTGTCGGTGGTACCGTCGTTACCCACGGTGGACCGCTCGAAAAAACCAGACACGTTTGACACACACTATGCCAGGACCAATCTCAGGATCGTGATAGTGCCCGCGTTGGTCATGCTCAAGTTCCAGAACATGGCCCAGAAGAGCACCTTGAATAATATAGAAACCTGCGGCATCTTAGCTGGGAAATTA GAACAGAACGAACTGATCATAACCCACATGATCCTCCCAAAACAAAAAGGCACCTCCGACTCGTGCACCACCATGAACGAAGAAGAAATCTTCGACTTCCAGGACCAACACAACTTGATCACGATCGGATGGATACAC ACCCACCCCACGCAAACCGCGTTCCTGTCGAGCGTCGACTTGCACACCCATTGCCCCTACCAGTTGCTGATGCCCGAAGCCATCGCCATAGTGTGCGCACCAAGATACAACGA GACTGGATTCTTCGTTCTCACCCCGAACTACGGCTTGAAGTTCATCGCGAACTGCAGAAAGTCCGGCTTTCATCCGCACCCCACGGAGCCACCGTTGTTTATG GTCGCCGAACACGTCAAGATCGACTCGACGGCCAGTTTGGAAGTGTTGGATCTACGCATCGGAAAATCATAA
- the LOC138136464 gene encoding xaa-Pro aminopeptidase ApepP-like → MTGLEAAAAASAAILLGFFISLTSCDDIVTELRKSGELRKACPKSGNAPQPPSRVFTLQRVTKLRSLMVNETVTRIPPIDAYIIPSQDEHQNEFVEDYDKRLQYISGFSGSYGDAVITNDTAVLWTDSRYHLQADDQIDCHWRLMRENFVGVPTLTQWLHQIYPSGGVLGADPKLVAQYRWDQLSNELRRTNWTLVEVQTNLIDVMWTTGRPPRRNKNVFVLKEKYSGKPWTKKVEEVRGRLRRLHVDAMVVTALDEIAWLLNIRGRDIPSNPFVRSYLLLDMNRVKFYVNQSQLVDNNVFKYFDETRTKTNEIVEVIDYGNICEDLKTWTQTYTKILIPSQCGNNWGASRNITRCIPKEQKRFHHQSPIILLKARKNPVEIRGMQKAHIRDAAAMCKFFAYLDNKFQDGTAITELDVVKIVDEYRFEQEYSLGNSFRTIAAYGPNGALPHYEPTNNTNAKITDKSTLVLDSGGQYLDGTTDVTRTLHFGTPTKEQKEAYTRVLIGQIQLSMLTFPDNLKSSAVDVMARAPLWEAGLDYGHSTSHGVGSFSSVHEAPISVYFDNPLTFPENEKLRPGYFLSNEPGYYGETGFGIRLENVMEVIEKRWLKHKYGRTFLGFKTVTLVPYEPKLIDLGLLSVHQIRWLNNYNDKIRIQVGAELKRLNFTEGFYWMMDRTKHFYGTGNVNKTQSILLLLVLLVSTCSNQLLLI, encoded by the exons GTTTTTTCATATCTTTGACTTCTTGCGACGACATCGTCACCGAATTGAGAAAATCAGGAGAGCTTCGCAAGGCCTGTCCCAAAAGCGGAAACGCCCCCCAACCCCCGAGCAGAGTGTTCACCCTCCAAAGAGTAACAAAACTTCGAAGTTTGATGGTTAACGAGACAGTAACGCGAATACCTCCCATAGATGCTTACATCATACCCTCCCAAGATGAACACCAG AACGAATTCGTCGAAGACTACGATAAGCGCTTGCAGTACATCTCCGGCTTCAGCGGCAGCTACGGCGACGCCGTCATCACCAACGACACCGCCGTGCTCTGGACCGACAGCCGGTACCACCTCCAAGCCGACGACCAGATCGACTGCCATTGGAGATTGATGCGCGAGAACTTCGTGGGGGTTCCCACGCTGACTCAGTGGTTGCACCAGATCTACCCCAGCGGGGGAGTGCTCGGCGCCGACCCCAAACTCGTAGCTCAGTACCGGTGGGACCAACTGAGCAACGAGCTCCGCCGCACCAACTGGACTCTTGTCGAGGTGCAGACCAACCTGATCGACGTGATGTGGACCACCGGGAGACCTCCCAGACGCAACAAGAACGTCTTCGTTCTGAAGGAGAAGTACTCCGGCAAGCCGTGGACCAAGAAAGTGGAGGAGGTGCGAGGGCGGCTGCGCAGGCTCCACGTGGACGCCATGGTGGTGACGGCGCTGGACGAGATCGCCTGGCTCTTGAACATCAGGGGGCGAGACATTCCCTCCAACCCCTTCGTGCGAAGCTATCTCCTCCTGGATATGAACCGGGTGAAGTTTTACGTCAACCAGAGTCAGCTGGTGGACAACAACGTCTTCAAGTACTTCGACGAGACCAGGACCAAGACCAACGAGATTGTCGA AGTGATCGACTATGGGAACATCTGCGAGGACCTGAAGACCTGGACCCAGACCTACACCAAGATCCTGATCCCCTCCCAGTGTGGCAACAATTGGGGGGCAAGTCGCAACATCACCAGATGCATTCCAAAGGAACAGAAACGCTTCCACCACCAGTCCCCCATCATTCTACTCAAGGCCAGGAAGAACCCCGTGGAGATTCGAGGTATGCAGAAGGCTCACATCCGCGACGCCGCCGCCATGTGCAAATTCTTCGCCTACCTCGACAacaag TTCCAGGACGGTACCGCAATTACAGAACTGGATGTGGTGAAGATCGTCGACGAGTACCGCTTCGAACAGGAGTACAGTCTGGGGAACAGTTTCAGGACCATTGCGGCGTACGGACCCAACGGGGCTCTCCCCCACTACGAACCCACCAACAACACCAACGCCAAAATCACAGACAAGAGTACTCTGGTCCTGGACTCGGGCGGCCAGTACCTCG ATGGTACTACTGACGTGACGAGGACTCTGCATTTTGGTACCCCCACAAAGGAACAAAAAGAAGCGTACACGCGGGTACTGATTGGCCAGATCCAGCTCTCGATGCTCACATTTCCAGACAACTTGAAGAGTTCGGCTGTGGATGTTATGGCAAGGGCACCGCTCTGGGAGGCCGGTCTGGATTACGGACACAGTACGAGTCACGGAGTTGGTTCTTTTTCCAGCGTCCACGAAG CTCCAATTTCTGTATATTTTGACAATCCGTTGACATTCCCCGAAAACGAGAAACTGAGACCTGGGTACTTCCTTTCCAACG AACCTGGGTACTACGGAGAGACCGGTTTTGGTATTCGTTTGGAAAACGTAATGGAAGTGATCGAAAAGAGATGGTTGAAGCATAAGTACGGACGCACTTTCCTCGGGTTCAAAACCGTCACTCTGGTACCATACGAACCCAAGCTGATCGATCTCGGTTTGTTGTCAGTCCACCAG ATAAGATGGCTCAACAACTATAATGACAAAATCAGGATCCAGGTGGGGGCGGAGTTAAAAAGACTAAACTTCACGGAGGGATTTTATTGGATGATGGACAGAACCAAACACTTTTATGGTACCGGGAACGTCAACAAAACCCAATCGATTTTACTACTCTTGGTACTTCTTGTCTCAACGTGTTCCAATCAACTTCTCTTAATTTAG
- the LOC138136465 gene encoding WD repeat-containing protein 5B-like — translation MFVSAGIELKLHTCNDDGVENHPVQHPPSQSKIINVSFCNDNSYIAFLRENEKPQILSTKDRQNVRLIHTINVSNISALTFKHNTKKNIAMGSKTGDVIMYDTKSRNVSNVFAKVAETIKALDFTCDDQQLCGLDGNVFFVFPEINANNHLKKYKQASECSYLKCHPFIPNRVAVGCKNGRVGLWDVQSGVEMVNLDLLACPISGVSMSSCGNFLVAAGKDLKICGVDYDTGTCNFQYHLEQDRAVTSVDLSPDDKFLAVGLADGTLKLYDIKLHMKLVYSAKLHSSPVNIIAFENKEKECNSNFSSMMKLSDQELKGIDSLEACSNGNSRKNKSVKSFRSLENRDDSLEKLKKSLLKVIKAEMDCLENQLHEHCAKFQKFLDNEFDTIDSIIKKKWDIFNEGDMNQIVKAICPDDSKTEHV, via the coding sequence ATGTTCGTGTCCGCCGGCATCGAACTCAAACTCCACACCTGCAATGACGACGGGGTGGAAAACCACCCCGTCCAGCACCCACCCTCCCAGTCGAAGATAATCAACGTGTCTTTCTGCAACGACAACAGCTACATCGCTTTCTTGCGCGAAAACGAAAAACCCCAGATCCTCTCCACCAAAGATCGCCAGAACGTCCGCCTGATCCACACCATCAACGTTTCGAACATCTCGGCGCTCACCTTCAAGCACAACACCAAGAAGAACATCGCGATGGGTAGCAAGACCGGAGACGTGATCATGTACGACACCAAGTCGCGGAACGTGTCCAACGTCTTCGCGAAAGTGGCCGAAACGATCAAAGCTCTGGATTTCACTTGCGACGACCAACAACTGTGCGGTCTCGACGGGAACGTCTTCTTCGTCTTCCCAGAGATCAACGCCAACAACCACCTGAAGAAGTACAAACAGGCGTCGGAATGTAGCTACTTGAAGTGCCACCCCTTCATACCCAACAGGGTGGCTGTGGGTTGCAAGAACGGACGTGTGGGCTTGTGGGACGTCCAAAGCGGAGTCGAGATGGTCAACTTGGACCTCCTAGCATGTCCGATTTCGGGAGTTTCGATGTCTTCTTGCGGGAACTTCCTCGTAGCTGCTGGCAAAGACTTGAAGATCTGCGGAGTCGACTACGACACAGGTACTTGCAACTTCCAGTACCACCTGGAGCAAGATCGCGCCGTTACCAGCGTCGATCTGAGTCCCGATGACAAGTTCCTAGCGGTGGGACTTGCCGACGGTACTCTCAAACTCTACGACATCAAGCTACACATGAAGTTGGTCTACTCGGCGAAATTGCATTCCTCACCAGTCAACATCATAGCTTTCGAGAACAAAGAGAAAGAGTGCAATTCGAATTTCTCGTCGATGATGAAGCTCTCCGATCAAGAGTTGAAAGGGATCGATAGTCTGGAGGCTTGTTCCAATGGAAATTCGCGGAAGAACAAGAGCGTGAAGAGCTTCAGGAGTTTGGAGAATCGCGACGACTCTCTGGAGAAGCTGAAGAAGAGTCTGTTGAAGGTGATCAAGGCGGAGATGGATTGTTTGGAGAATCAGCTCCACGAGCATTGTGCCAAGTTTCAGAAATTTCTCGACAACGAGTTTGACACCATCGATTCCATTATCAAAAAGAAATGGGACATTTTCAACGAGGGGGACATGAATCAAATTGTTAAAGCTATTTGTCCGGATGATTCCAAGACCGAGCACGTGTGA